The genomic region TATTATGGTGGGTTTGAAAAGCTCTTATAATCTCAAATACTTTTTTTTGGATTGTTCTTCGGAGCTTTATAGGTGATTTTATGGACCTGAGTCAGTACTTCACATCAACAGATTTCACAGGTATTGCACCCGAGATTGTTCTAACCATAACAGCACTCTGTATTCTAACATTGGAAATGATGCGGTTCTCCCGTCCCGGAGTCAACTTGCTGTCAGCGACTGTTGGTCTGTTGATGGCGGGAGTATTTGTGGCTCAAGGTTTCGAGGAAGGAATACTCTTTGGAGGGATGTTGAAACTCAACAAGTTCTCTATGTTCTTTGATTTTCTTTATCTGGGAATCGGACTTGGTACATTGATTTTATCACAGGGCTATCTGGAGAAAAAAGGGAGTGAGTCTCGAGGGGAATATTCGGCTCTCATACTTTTTTGTGTTATCGGAATGATGTTGATGACACGGGCTAATGATTTGGTGATTGTATTTCTCGGTCTGGAACTTCTTTCTCTTTCACTTTACGTCCTGGTTGGATTCCTTCGTAATAATCTTCTTAGCAATGAGTCAGGTATAAAGTATCTGCTTCTGGGAGCATTTGCCACCGGCTTTTTCCTATTTGGCGCGGCTATGATCTATGGTGCCACAGGTACGACAAACTACAACGAAATTGCGTCTGCGGTTGCATCCGGATCGATCCTTTCCAATGTTTATCTTTCTCTGGGGATCGGATTGCTTCTTACTGGTTTTGCTTTCAAAGTAGCTTTAGTGCCTTTCCATATGTGGTCCCCGGATGTATATGAGGGAGCACCTACCACGGTGACAGCGTTCCTCTGTACAGCACCCAAGGCAGCTGGATTTGGGGCATTATTAATTTTGTTTAATAATGCGTTTGTCGAAATCCACTATCAATGGCGGGACATTTTTTGGATTTTGTCTGCTTTAACTATGACGGTAGGGAATGTTTCCGCACTGGTACAATCCAATGTGAAGCGAATGCTTGCTTTTTCCAGCATTTCTCACGCTGGGTTTTTGGTAATGGGAATATTAGTACTAAATGAGTCAAGCATATCCGCATTACTCTTTTACTTGGTTACATACTCAGTTATAAATCTGGGTGCTTTCGCCATCGTTTCAGCAGCAGAGAACGAAGAGAGAGGATTAGAGTT from Candidatus Neomarinimicrobiota bacterium harbors:
- a CDS encoding NADH-quinone oxidoreductase subunit N, yielding MDLSQYFTSTDFTGIAPEIVLTITALCILTLEMMRFSRPGVNLLSATVGLLMAGVFVAQGFEEGILFGGMLKLNKFSMFFDFLYLGIGLGTLILSQGYLEKKGSESRGEYSALILFCVIGMMLMTRANDLVIVFLGLELLSLSLYVLVGFLRNNLLSNESGIKYLLLGAFATGFFLFGAAMIYGATGTTNYNEIASAVASGSILSNVYLSLGIGLLLTGFAFKVALVPFHMWSPDVYEGAPTTVTAFLCTAPKAAGFGALLILFNNAFVEIHYQWRDIFWILSALTMTVGNVSALVQSNVKRMLAFSSISHAGFLVMGILVLNESSISALLFYLVTYSVINLGAFAIVSAAENEERGLEFKDYRGLAAQRPGLSAAMTIFMISLAGFPPTAGFVAKYGLFSAAVEQGYIWLVVVGVLNTLISVYYYLRLVINMYMQEEERALLPSFSMLAIGLIGLMATMMVVLGIIPGYLLEIAAEAVNITS